From the genome of Cognaticolwellia beringensis, one region includes:
- the pspB gene encoding envelope stress response membrane protein PspB, translated as MDEIIVAPVIIFMVVVAPIWLILHYRSKRQISQGFSEEEYIQLTELSELADKMADRIKTLEAILDAETPEWRNKL; from the coding sequence GTGGATGAGATTATCGTCGCCCCAGTAATTATATTTATGGTAGTCGTGGCCCCGATTTGGTTGATATTACATTACCGTAGTAAACGTCAAATTAGTCAGGGTTTCAGTGAAGAAGAGTATATTCAACTGACTGAGTTGTCTGAATTAGCCGATAAAATGGCAGATAGAATTAAGACATTAGAAGCTATTTTGGATGCTGAAACACCGGAGTGGAGAAATAAATTATGA
- a CDS encoding oligopeptide/dipeptide ABC transporter ATP-binding protein: protein MNLIDIRNLSIELKTGAKPIFAVDRVNLTMKEGEVRGLVGESGSGKSLLAQAIVGVLDEKWRVDADRFHWRGNDLMRLSPAERKAIISKDVAMIFQEPMACLDPTTTIGEQLEEAVDVEQLTGFFWQKRQQRKQAAINLLHKVGIKQHEVCVKSFPHQLTDALCQRVMIAMALARRPMLLIADEPTAAMESTNQGQIFRLLASLNQLKNMSILLISHDLENVTHWTNTITVMYSGQFVEAGTTEQIFNQPYHPYTRALVDSSPKANRMIPNKSRLMTLPGSIPILQHLPIGCRLGPRCPRAQKNCVDAPKIKNYHGHQVSCHFPLKDSYS from the coding sequence ATGAACTTAATTGATATTCGTAACCTTTCTATTGAATTAAAAACAGGGGCAAAACCAATATTTGCCGTTGACCGTGTCAACCTCACTATGAAGGAAGGGGAAGTTCGCGGTTTAGTGGGAGAGTCTGGTTCAGGCAAGTCGTTGCTAGCACAAGCTATTGTTGGCGTACTTGACGAAAAATGGCGAGTTGACGCCGACCGATTTCATTGGCGAGGCAATGATCTAATGCGCTTATCACCAGCAGAGCGAAAAGCGATTATATCTAAAGACGTGGCGATGATATTCCAAGAGCCGATGGCTTGCTTAGATCCCACCACCACCATAGGTGAGCAATTAGAAGAAGCCGTTGATGTTGAGCAGTTAACTGGATTTTTTTGGCAGAAACGACAACAACGAAAACAAGCAGCCATCAATTTATTACATAAAGTGGGTATTAAACAACATGAAGTCTGTGTAAAAAGCTTTCCACATCAATTAACCGATGCGCTATGTCAACGTGTGATGATTGCCATGGCCCTTGCAAGACGCCCTATGTTGCTAATAGCTGATGAACCTACAGCAGCGATGGAAAGTACTAACCAAGGGCAAATATTTCGTCTGTTAGCGAGCTTAAACCAACTTAAAAACATGTCGATATTACTGATCAGCCATGATCTAGAGAATGTTACCCATTGGACGAACACTATTACGGTTATGTACAGTGGCCAATTTGTCGAGGCTGGCACCACAGAGCAAATATTTAATCAACCTTATCATCCATATACGCGTGCACTTGTCGATAGTAGCCCAAAAGCTAATAGAATGATCCCTAATAAATCTCGACTGATGACTTTGCCTGGTAGCATCCCTATTTTGCAACATCTCCCTATTGGTTGTCGGCTAGGTCCAAGGTGTCCTCGCGCACAAAAAAACTGCGTAGACGCACCTAAAATTAAAAACTATCATGGCCATCAAGTCAGTTGCCATTTCCCACTGAAGGATAGCTACTCGTGA
- the pspF gene encoding phage shock protein operon transcriptional activator — protein MTRFKQQDNLIGQSNNFLEVLEQISQIAPLSKPVLIIGERGTGKELVAARLHYLSKRWDQNYLKLNCAALNENLLETELFGYDSGAFTGASKRHEGRFERADNGTLFLDEIANTTGLIQEKLLRVVEYGEFERVGGSRTLKTNARLVAATNEDLPSMAAAGEFRADLLDRLAFDVITLPPLRERLDDILVLAEHFAINMARELEFELFSGFTTKAKRDLLEYHWPGNIRELKNVVERSVYRCNNPHLPVHELVIDPFESPYRPSKRIKTQDRIIKPAVVSSESTAETEVKVEQKLKPLTKTLQFPLSLKDLSQNYEVDLIKSALANCQYNQKKTADALELTYHQLRGYLKKYNLLDSSSADEE, from the coding sequence ATGACACGTTTCAAACAACAAGATAATCTCATTGGTCAATCAAACAACTTTTTAGAGGTGCTTGAGCAAATTTCACAGATAGCGCCTTTAAGTAAACCTGTTCTCATCATTGGTGAACGTGGTACGGGTAAAGAGCTTGTTGCTGCACGTTTACATTATTTATCTAAACGCTGGGATCAGAATTATCTTAAGCTAAATTGTGCAGCGTTGAATGAGAACTTATTAGAAACTGAATTATTTGGTTACGACAGCGGAGCCTTTACTGGGGCAAGTAAGCGTCATGAAGGTCGCTTTGAACGCGCAGATAACGGTACATTATTTTTAGATGAAATAGCAAATACAACCGGGTTAATCCAGGAAAAGTTACTGCGAGTTGTAGAGTACGGTGAATTTGAACGCGTTGGTGGCTCAAGAACACTTAAAACCAACGCGCGTCTAGTCGCAGCTACTAACGAAGACCTCCCCTCAATGGCCGCTGCAGGCGAGTTTCGCGCTGACTTACTCGATAGATTGGCGTTTGATGTGATCACCCTGCCCCCATTACGCGAGCGTTTAGACGATATACTGGTATTAGCTGAGCATTTTGCTATTAATATGGCCCGTGAGCTTGAATTTGAACTTTTCAGTGGTTTTACTACAAAAGCGAAGCGTGATTTGCTGGAATATCATTGGCCGGGTAATATTCGTGAATTAAAAAATGTTGTTGAACGCAGTGTTTATCGCTGCAACAACCCTCATTTACCTGTGCATGAGTTAGTGATCGACCCATTTGAGTCACCCTACCGCCCCTCAAAACGTATAAAAACTCAAGATCGCATCATAAAACCTGCTGTAGTTTCAAGTGAAAGTACGGCTGAAACAGAGGTTAAAGTAGAACAAAAACTTAAGCCGCTGACTAAAACCTTGCAATTTCCGCTGTCTTTGAAAGATTTATCACAAAACTACGAAGTTGATTTGATCAAATCTGCTTTAGCTAATTGCCAATATAATCAAAAGAAAACCGCTGACGCCTTAGAATTAACCTATCATCAATTAAGAGGCTACTTAAAAAAATATAATCTACTCGATTCAAGTAGTGCAGACGAAGAATAA
- a CDS encoding ABC transporter permease subunit: MARDKIYQEEEFPTPLMQLWHNFKQPPVVLIGFGCFLFLIVLAVLANIITPYSSVENHLNHLLLPPAWSDEGDVSFLLGTDNLGRDMLSRLIHGTSLTFGLSIIVVIASLAIGVVIGSLSALTTGIKSSFLNHFLDVILSIPSLLLAIIIVAILGPGLENTLWAIIMVLIPQFVHITRNAVREEFAKDYVLASRLDGASSIRILRYSIFPNIIEKLISQATLAQSAAILDIAALGFLGLGAPIPMPEWGAMLANGIDLFYIAPWTVYLPGLAILFSVVATNLVGEGMRHALKVRKEN; encoded by the coding sequence ATGGCAAGAGATAAAATATACCAAGAAGAAGAATTTCCAACGCCACTGATGCAATTGTGGCATAACTTCAAGCAACCTCCTGTGGTTTTGATCGGGTTTGGCTGTTTCCTGTTCCTTATTGTATTAGCGGTTTTAGCCAATATTATTACACCTTATTCTTCAGTGGAAAATCACTTAAATCACTTGCTACTGCCGCCAGCATGGAGCGATGAAGGTGATGTCAGTTTTTTACTCGGTACTGATAACCTTGGCCGCGATATGCTATCACGCTTAATTCATGGTACTTCTCTGACTTTTGGTTTAAGTATTATTGTCGTTATTGCCTCTTTAGCTATTGGTGTTGTTATCGGGTCATTATCGGCCTTAACTACCGGTATTAAATCGAGTTTTCTTAATCATTTTCTCGACGTTATATTGTCAATACCTTCCTTACTTTTAGCCATAATCATTGTCGCGATTCTCGGCCCAGGTCTAGAAAATACCTTATGGGCTATTATTATGGTGCTAATCCCACAATTTGTGCATATTACACGTAATGCAGTTAGAGAAGAGTTTGCTAAAGATTATGTGTTAGCATCACGCCTTGATGGTGCGAGCTCTATTAGAATTTTACGTTATTCTATTTTTCCTAATATAATCGAAAAATTGATCAGCCAAGCCACTCTTGCGCAATCAGCCGCTATTCTAGACATAGCTGCGCTAGGTTTTTTGGGCTTAGGCGCTCCTATTCCTATGCCTGAATGGGGTGCTATGTTAGCCAATGGTATTGATTTATTTTATATCGCGCCTTGGACCGTTTATTTGCCGGGTTTAGCTATTTTATTTTCGGTTGTCGCGACTAATTTAGTCGGTGAAGGCATGCGCCATGCGCTAAAAGTGCGCAAGGAAAACTAA
- the pspC gene encoding envelope stress response membrane protein PspC, with protein MTSKSRGELYRNTSQGKLAGVCAGIADYFGWESWLVRILVVSGVLLGMGWFIVIYIAAWFILDKKPANIGHVNRNAPKGSFAHDSQYHAKKNAGSQQHDSDEDITNESIKVKSRIWQAGEPPKQAFHDIRRKFKTLELELQVIERYVTSPEFTVSREINKL; from the coding sequence ATGACCAGCAAATCCCGAGGTGAGTTATATAGAAATACGAGCCAAGGAAAGTTAGCTGGTGTCTGTGCAGGCATTGCCGATTACTTTGGTTGGGAATCATGGTTGGTGCGTATACTTGTTGTTTCTGGTGTGCTGTTAGGTATGGGTTGGTTTATTGTTATCTATATCGCCGCTTGGTTTATATTAGATAAAAAACCTGCCAATATTGGTCATGTTAACCGCAATGCCCCAAAGGGAAGTTTTGCACATGACAGCCAATATCATGCTAAAAAAAACGCAGGCTCACAACAACATGATTCTGATGAAGATATCACTAATGAATCGATTAAAGTGAAGTCGCGTATTTGGCAAGCAGGCGAACCACCTAAACAAGCATTTCATGATATTAGGCGTAAATTCAAAACTTTAGAGCTAGAGCTACAAGTTATTGAGCGTTACGTTACCTCGCCGGAATTTACCGTGTCACGAGAAATTAATAAACTATAA
- a CDS encoding peptidoglycan DD-metalloendopeptidase family protein yields MTKWMQGQLFNTNNLLVLIMIVAINGCSSRSKPAPVVDVQGSLPLSQRLKNSVSGSEYIVKKGETLYSIAWRADVDVRTLASINNIKAPYNIFPQQKLFLTKNTSKPSTNTTKRKSFNSSKQKVITKPIAQKKKQEYGVNVVERKSTNKAQQQSTAFSQKIREWQWPARGKIIRNFSSAKQGNKGIDIAGRRGDSVKATADGKVVYAGDALQGYGQLVIVKHNDDYLSAYAHNDRILVKEQQVVKAGQVIARMGNTDAERVMLHFEVRFRGKSVNPMKYLPK; encoded by the coding sequence ATGACGAAATGGATGCAGGGTCAACTATTTAACACTAATAATTTATTAGTGTTAATAATGATAGTCGCTATTAATGGCTGCTCTAGTCGTAGTAAACCTGCTCCTGTTGTCGACGTTCAAGGCTCACTTCCTCTAAGCCAAAGGCTTAAAAACAGCGTTAGTGGAAGTGAGTATATCGTCAAAAAAGGTGAAACATTATATTCAATAGCCTGGCGTGCAGATGTCGATGTACGTACCTTAGCCAGCATTAATAATATCAAAGCGCCCTACAATATTTTTCCGCAGCAAAAATTATTTTTAACCAAAAATACGAGCAAGCCTAGTACTAATACTACTAAGCGTAAAAGCTTTAACTCGTCAAAACAAAAAGTTATAACAAAACCTATTGCACAGAAGAAAAAGCAGGAGTATGGTGTAAATGTAGTTGAGCGAAAATCAACCAACAAAGCTCAGCAACAAAGCACTGCTTTTTCACAGAAAATAAGAGAATGGCAGTGGCCTGCGAGAGGTAAAATTATTCGTAATTTTTCCTCCGCAAAGCAAGGAAATAAAGGAATCGACATTGCGGGGCGTCGCGGCGATTCGGTCAAAGCAACTGCAGACGGCAAAGTAGTTTATGCCGGTGATGCGTTACAGGGATACGGCCAGTTAGTCATAGTTAAACATAATGACGACTACCTTAGTGCTTATGCCCACAACGATCGCATTCTTGTCAAAGAGCAGCAAGTTGTTAAAGCCGGTCAAGTGATTGCTAGAATGGGTAATACTGACGCTGAAAGAGTCATGCTTCATTTTGAAGTTCGCTTTCGCGGGAAATCAGTTAATCCTATGAAGTATTTGCCGAAATAA
- a CDS encoding ATP-binding cassette domain-containing protein: MSNVLLQVSELSKTYKDKNFWFNRKCVTALEPLSFDIMAHKTLAIVGETGSGKSTVAKLLVGAEMPTTGNIRLNGQTLEPGNFKQRCQHVRMIFQDSGTTLNPSLTIEQLLDEPLRLNTKLDEIERHQLIRETLQKVGLLADHMSFYPHMFSGGQKQRISLARAIILKPQVIILDEALASLDPSLRSQMINLLLDLQQQMGLAFILISHNLGIVRHFSDEMMVLSNGKVLEFGKTSDILQKPEHKYTKKLIMSQRFQLLYR; the protein is encoded by the coding sequence GTGAGTAATGTTTTATTACAAGTATCCGAGCTAAGTAAAACTTACAAAGATAAAAATTTCTGGTTTAATCGTAAATGCGTTACGGCACTAGAGCCACTATCTTTTGATATTATGGCGCATAAAACCCTCGCTATAGTCGGCGAAACAGGCTCTGGTAAATCGACTGTAGCCAAATTATTGGTTGGTGCTGAAATGCCAACTACCGGCAATATTCGTTTAAATGGACAAACTTTAGAGCCAGGAAATTTCAAGCAGCGTTGCCAACATGTTCGCATGATTTTTCAAGACTCTGGCACTACATTAAACCCTAGCCTCACGATAGAACAGTTATTAGATGAGCCTTTAAGACTCAACACTAAGCTAGATGAAATAGAGCGTCATCAATTGATCCGAGAAACCTTACAAAAGGTCGGTTTATTGGCTGACCATATGAGCTTTTACCCCCATATGTTTTCTGGTGGTCAAAAACAACGTATTTCATTGGCGCGCGCAATAATATTAAAACCACAAGTGATTATTTTAGACGAAGCTTTAGCATCACTCGACCCATCTTTACGCTCTCAAATGATAAATCTATTACTCGATTTACAGCAACAAATGGGACTGGCATTCATATTAATTTCTCATAACCTTGGGATTGTTAGGCATTTCAGTGATGAAATGATGGTGTTAAGTAATGGTAAAGTATTAGAGTTTGGGAAAACTTCAGATATCTTGCAAAAGCCTGAACATAAGTACACCAAAAAGCTAATCATGAGCCAACGTTTTCAACTGCTTTATCGTTAG
- the rpoS gene encoding RNA polymerase sigma factor RpoS — MGIKKQIACSDVAVKEKPKSTKAEMPEEGPSSLDATQIYLSEIGFSPLLTAEEEVYFSRLALKGDERSRKRMIESNLRLVVKIARRYNNRGLPLLDLIEEGNLGLIRAVEKFDPERGFRFSTYATWWIRQTIERAIMNQTRTIRLPIHVVKELNIYLRTARELVQKLDHEPTAEDIALELDVPVESVSKMLRLNERIASVDSPFGGEGEKVLLDVIPDEKGGGPETKLQTHDIKHSIVDWLNELNSKQREVLARRFGLLGYEAATLEDVGVEIGLTRERVRQIQVEALKRLRDILSQQNLSIEALFQV; from the coding sequence ATGGGCATAAAAAAACAAATAGCATGTTCTGATGTTGCAGTAAAAGAAAAGCCAAAAAGCACCAAGGCAGAAATGCCTGAAGAGGGGCCTTCTAGCTTAGATGCAACACAAATATATTTAAGTGAAATCGGATTTTCACCATTATTAACCGCAGAAGAAGAAGTCTACTTTTCTCGCCTTGCCCTAAAAGGTGACGAACGCTCTCGAAAACGCATGATTGAAAGTAATCTTCGTTTAGTGGTAAAAATTGCTCGCCGTTACAATAATCGTGGTTTACCGTTATTAGATTTAATCGAAGAAGGTAACCTAGGCCTCATTCGCGCCGTTGAAAAATTCGATCCTGAGCGTGGTTTTAGATTCTCTACTTACGCAACTTGGTGGATTCGTCAAACAATTGAACGTGCCATTATGAATCAAACCCGCACTATTCGATTACCTATTCATGTTGTTAAAGAACTTAATATTTACCTACGCACAGCCCGTGAGCTAGTGCAAAAGCTTGATCATGAACCTACCGCAGAAGATATTGCTCTAGAACTTGATGTACCCGTAGAAAGTGTCAGTAAAATGCTGCGTTTAAACGAACGTATTGCTTCAGTAGATTCACCCTTTGGCGGTGAAGGTGAAAAAGTTTTATTAGATGTTATTCCTGATGAGAAAGGCGGTGGTCCGGAAACCAAGTTACAAACCCATGATATTAAGCACAGTATTGTAGATTGGCTGAATGAACTTAACTCTAAACAACGAGAAGTGTTGGCAAGACGTTTTGGCTTACTAGGTTATGAAGCGGCAACATTAGAAGATGTAGGTGTCGAAATTGGCTTAACACGCGAACGTGTTCGTCAAATTCAAGTGGAAGCGCTGAAACGATTACGTGATATTTTAAGTCAACAAAACTTATCTATTGAAGCGTTATTTCAGGTTTGA
- a CDS encoding ABC transporter permease, with the protein MLIFTLRRFNLFIFTMLLLTILSFSLSFLFPGDQLINLTGQINASPEQLAILADEYQQQSGLLSQYFSYLNHLFHGEMGYSMASQLPIATEVLNRLPATIELTSVALLVAMFFGIPIGFCAAIYHRKLPDNLILAIAMIGYSIPVFWLGILAILVFSIQLGWFPSAGQISLLFEIPHVTGLQLIDILLSDSPYKWQAFQDATRHLILPVIVVALAPATIFMRLARTAMLEVLDTHYIKAANAKGLTFSQIIYRHAMRNAVIKVIRDVGLQFANLITIAMVTEVIFSWPGIGRWLIESIYQRDYTAIQGGLIVLSTFIFIVHIIIDFVYAALNPLAREPRHGKR; encoded by the coding sequence ATGCTTATATTTACCCTGCGTCGTTTTAATTTATTCATTTTTACTATGCTGTTATTGACTATATTGTCTTTTAGCTTAAGTTTTTTATTTCCTGGTGACCAACTCATTAACCTCACCGGCCAAATAAATGCCTCGCCTGAACAACTCGCTATTTTAGCTGATGAGTATCAACAGCAATCAGGATTACTAAGCCAATATTTCAGTTATCTCAACCATCTATTTCATGGTGAAATGGGCTATTCAATGGCCAGTCAATTGCCGATTGCCACTGAAGTACTGAATCGTTTACCCGCAACCATTGAATTGACCTCTGTGGCTTTACTCGTCGCAATGTTTTTTGGCATCCCCATAGGTTTTTGTGCCGCGATATATCATCGAAAACTACCTGATAATTTAATACTGGCCATTGCGATGATTGGCTATTCAATCCCTGTTTTTTGGTTAGGAATTCTCGCTATATTAGTGTTCTCTATTCAATTAGGCTGGTTTCCTTCTGCTGGTCAAATAAGCCTGCTATTTGAAATTCCACATGTTACGGGATTACAGTTAATTGATATTTTACTCAGTGATAGTCCTTATAAATGGCAAGCTTTCCAAGATGCTACTCGACACCTTATATTACCAGTCATTGTTGTGGCACTTGCCCCAGCTACCATTTTTATGCGTTTAGCGCGCACGGCAATGTTAGAGGTTTTAGACACCCATTACATTAAAGCGGCAAATGCAAAAGGCTTAACTTTTAGCCAAATTATTTATCGACATGCAATGCGTAATGCCGTTATTAAGGTTATTAGAGATGTAGGTTTGCAGTTTGCCAACCTGATTACTATTGCGATGGTGACTGAGGTTATTTTTAGTTGGCCAGGCATTGGACGCTGGTTAATCGAAAGTATATATCAACGAGACTATACCGCAATTCAAGGCGGACTTATTGTACTATCCACCTTTATATTTATCGTACATATAATTATTGATTTTGTTTATGCTGCGCTTAACCCTTTAGCTCGGGAGCCTCGTCATGGCAAGAGATAA
- a CDS encoding ABC transporter substrate-binding protein, with protein sequence MAYPKLTYYKYFALLIMVLSGCDSNESLSLSKKSIIYCSEGPPESFNPQTVSSGTTIDATSNQLYNRLIEFNPTDNSIIPAIAKSWHVTRDGKMITFYLRKDVQFHHTSYFMPTRALNADDVLFSFNRMLDENHEYHPISGGKYPFFQNSQLVNLINSVEKINEHTVRFQLSHSDSSFLATIGGDSAVILSKEYAEQLIALNAMQEIDMLPIGTGPFKFKQYSAGSFIRYEPHPDYWRGMSELKQLVFDITPRDTGRLTKLLAGECDVIAYPIAHKKIAQHPNLTLESVTAFNVGYFGFNTSKEPFNNPLVRKALSYAINKPAILEAVYTGQAEIANGLIPNSSWAYDATIPSQVYSITKAKELLVQAGYSNGFSMDLWAMPVQRAYNPDAVTMAKLIQADLQKIGVKVDIVSHYEWTTFLRKISEGEHQSVLLGWSADHPDPDNFFSTLLSCSSAITGSNITFWCNEKFDQLIQRALQTNNINKRKVYYSKAIKLINEEFPLIPIAHSKRYQARANNVNGSLLRAIGGIDFNGVTKN encoded by the coding sequence ATGGCTTACCCTAAACTAACATATTATAAATATTTTGCGCTGTTAATCATGGTGTTATCTGGTTGCGACTCAAACGAATCACTTTCATTAAGCAAAAAAAGCATTATCTACTGTAGCGAAGGTCCTCCTGAAAGCTTTAACCCGCAGACGGTATCTTCGGGAACAACTATCGATGCAACGTCAAATCAGTTATATAATCGTTTAATCGAGTTTAACCCGACCGATAATTCGATCATTCCAGCTATTGCGAAGTCTTGGCATGTTACGCGCGATGGTAAAATGATAACTTTTTATCTCCGCAAAGATGTTCAGTTCCATCACACAAGCTACTTTATGCCAACACGAGCTCTTAATGCTGACGATGTGCTGTTTAGCTTCAATCGTATGCTAGATGAAAACCATGAATACCATCCAATATCTGGTGGTAAGTATCCATTTTTTCAAAATTCTCAGTTAGTTAATCTAATTAATAGCGTTGAAAAAATTAATGAACATACCGTACGCTTTCAACTCTCTCATTCTGACAGCTCATTTCTTGCAACTATTGGTGGCGATTCAGCTGTTATTTTATCAAAGGAATATGCTGAACAGCTAATTGCACTTAACGCGATGCAAGAAATAGATATGCTTCCTATTGGCACGGGCCCTTTTAAATTTAAACAGTATAGTGCCGGTTCTTTCATTCGTTATGAGCCTCATCCAGACTATTGGCGAGGCATGTCAGAGCTTAAACAACTCGTTTTTGATATAACCCCTCGCGACACAGGTCGTTTAACCAAGTTATTAGCCGGTGAATGTGATGTTATCGCCTACCCCATTGCACATAAAAAAATAGCACAGCATCCAAACCTCACCTTAGAGTCTGTTACTGCTTTTAATGTCGGCTATTTCGGCTTTAATACCAGTAAGGAACCATTTAATAATCCTTTAGTACGTAAAGCTTTATCTTACGCCATCAATAAACCAGCGATTCTAGAAGCTGTTTATACCGGGCAAGCGGAAATTGCAAATGGCCTGATCCCTAATTCTTCATGGGCTTACGATGCAACCATTCCTAGTCAAGTCTATTCAATAACTAAAGCGAAGGAGTTGTTAGTGCAAGCGGGATATAGCAATGGCTTTTCCATGGATTTATGGGCAATGCCCGTTCAGCGAGCCTATAACCCTGATGCCGTAACAATGGCAAAACTCATTCAGGCCGATTTACAAAAGATAGGGGTTAAGGTTGATATAGTATCCCATTATGAATGGACAACTTTTTTACGCAAAATTTCTGAAGGTGAACATCAAAGTGTGCTCTTAGGTTGGTCAGCTGATCACCCTGATCCAGACAACTTTTTTTCAACATTACTGAGTTGCTCTTCTGCCATTACCGGCAGTAATATAACGTTCTGGTGTAATGAAAAATTTGATCAACTCATTCAACGTGCGCTACAAACAAATAACATTAATAAACGTAAGGTATACTATTCTAAGGCTATAAAATTAATTAATGAAGAATTCCCTTTGATTCCTATAGCGCACTCTAAAAGATATCAAGCACGGGCAAATAATGTAAACGGTAGTCTGCTACGCGCAATTGGTGGTATTGATTTTAACGGGGTTACAAAAAACTAA
- the pspA gene encoding phage shock protein PspA, with product MGVFSRFTDIINSNINNLLDKAEDPAKMVRLIIQEMEDTLVEVRSSSAKTLADKKELARQANRFESDAAQWQEKAELALSKDREDLARAALMEKKKCVESAGALREELSHVDEHIAKLQSEISQLQDKLADAKTRQKAIIMREKTANSRLKVKKNIDSDRVNDALSRFDRYERKIDDIEAQVESYDMGSKSLADEIADLASDEKVDDELAKLKAKMKTETQNK from the coding sequence ATGGGTGTTTTTTCGAGATTCACAGATATCATTAATTCTAATATTAACAACTTATTAGACAAAGCAGAAGACCCTGCAAAAATGGTGCGCTTAATCATACAAGAAATGGAAGACACGTTGGTTGAAGTGCGTTCTTCATCAGCGAAAACATTAGCGGATAAAAAAGAATTAGCGCGCCAAGCTAATCGATTTGAATCTGATGCAGCACAATGGCAAGAAAAAGCTGAGCTAGCGTTAAGCAAAGATCGTGAAGATTTAGCGCGTGCAGCATTGATGGAAAAGAAAAAATGTGTTGAAAGTGCCGGAGCTTTGCGTGAAGAGTTAAGCCATGTAGATGAACACATTGCTAAACTGCAAAGTGAAATTTCGCAGCTACAAGATAAGTTAGCAGATGCGAAGACACGTCAAAAAGCAATCATTATGCGCGAAAAGACGGCAAACTCACGTTTAAAAGTGAAAAAGAACATTGACAGTGATCGTGTGAATGACGCCTTAAGTCGCTTCGATCGCTACGAACGTAAAATTGATGATATTGAAGCACAGGTCGAATCATATGATATGGGCAGTAAATCTTTAGCAGATGAAATTGCAGATTTAGCATCAGATGAGAAAGTTGATGATGAATTAGCAAAATTAAAAGCTAAAATGAAAACAGAAACCCAAAACAAATAA